The following coding sequences lie in one Arachis ipaensis cultivar K30076 chromosome B03, Araip1.1, whole genome shotgun sequence genomic window:
- the LOC107633873 gene encoding G-box-binding factor 4, whose protein sequence is MASSKIVTTNTDLPRDSSSSSSSSSSSSAAAASSNYYSLLHNQNLHYYSNSSMVMDDLLNSIYTTTTTTTSHPSNPSSSPPPPPKTVDDVWKDMILTHSHRDSTHHNHHPFEEMTLEAFLSKNAAVTADDVTAVASLHNHHPVPHQFPQVPAVEGSSSSAAEPFANGIDAAVASGSKGKRRAVEEPVDKATLQKQRRMIKNRESAARSRERKQAYTTDLESNVQQLEIENARLLSEEAEKKKKRLKELLEFVIPVVEKRKPKKLLRTNSVQSL, encoded by the exons ATGGCGTCGTCGAAGATTGTCACGACGAATACGGATCTGCCAcgcgactcttcttcttcttcttcttcttcctcttcttcttctgctgctgctgcttcttctaaTTATTATTCCCTTCTTCACAATCAAAATCTGCATTATTATTCAAACTCGTCCATGGTAATGGACGATCTTCTAAACTCCATCTACACCACCACAACAACCACCACCTCTCACCCCTCAAATCCTTCTTCATCCCCTCCTCCTCCACCCAAAACCGTCGATGATGTCTGGAAAGACATGATCCTAACCCACTCTCACAGAGACTCAACTCACCATAATCACCACCCGTTCGAGGAAATGACCCTTGAGGCTTTCCTCTCAAAAAACGCTGCCGTCACTGCTGATGACGTCACCGCTGTTGCttctcttcataatcatcatcctGTTCCTCATCAGTTCCCGCAGGTGCCCGCCGTTGAAGGCTCATCCTCCTCCGCAGCTGAGCCTTTTGCCAATGGGATTGATGCTGCGGTGGCAAGTGGA tCAAAAGGGAAGAGAAGGGCGGTGGAGGAACCAGTGGACAAGGCCACTCTTCAGAAGCAGAGACGCATGATCAAGAATCGTGAGTCTGCTGCTAGGTCCAGGGAACGCAAGCAG GCTTACACAACTGACCTTGAGTCTAATGTTCAACAGCTGGAGATAGAGAATGCCCGGTTATTGAGTGAAGAG gctgaaaagaaaaagaagagattgAAGGAG